A stretch of the Elephas maximus indicus isolate mEleMax1 chromosome 3, mEleMax1 primary haplotype, whole genome shotgun sequence genome encodes the following:
- the LOC126072197 gene encoding zinc finger protein 791-like isoform X3: MDTVVFEDVTVEFSQEEWDLLDFSQRKLYRDVMTETFRNLDLVFKQDDNGQTSMKHDSSSSMLGEICEFHGIECQHNSQGRHMRKYIVESLCESKDGKVSKGEESNQCGKTFTLVGNITSLERTTGRNHSECLECGKTFMDHSSFKHHIRSHTGYRPYHCKECREDCSCPSYLKPRLREKLCKCLCCKEGSPEASVSSTILALPPEDPTL; the protein is encoded by the exons GACACAGTGGTCTTTGAGGACGTGACTGTGGAGTTTTCCCAGGAAGAGTGGGATTTGCTGGATTTTTCTcagaggaaactctacagagatgtgatgaCGGAAACCTTCAGGAACCTAGACTTAG TTTTTAAACAGGATGATAATGGACAAACATCCATGAAGCATGACTCCTCGTCCTCCATGTTAGGAGAAATCTGTGAATTCCATGGCATTGAGTGTCAGCACAACAGCCAGGGAAGGCACATGAG GAAATATATAGTAGAGAGCCTCTGCGAAAGTAAAGATGGCAAAGTAAGTAAAGgtgaagaaagtaatcaatgtgGAAAAACGTTCACCTTAGTTGGAAATATTACTAGTCTCGAAAGAACCACTGGAAGAAATCATTCTGAATGCCTCGAGTGTGGAAAAACCTTCATGGACCATTCATCATTCAAGCATCACATCAGATCTCACACTGGATACAGACCTTATCATTGTAAGGAATGCAGAGAGGATTGCAGTTGTCCTTCTTACCTAAAACCTCGATTGAGAGAAAAACTTTGTAAAT gtctttgttgtaaagagggctctccggaagcatctgtctcttccaccatcttggctctgcctccggaagatccaactctttga
- the LOC126072197 gene encoding zinc finger protein OZF-like isoform X1 translates to MDTVVFEDVTVEFSQEEWDLLDFSQRKLYRDVMTETFRNLDLVFKQDDNGQTSMKHDSSSSMLGEICEFHGIECQHNSQGRHMRKYIVESLCESKDGKVSKGEESNQCGKTFTLVGNITSLERTTGRNHSECLECGKTFMDHSSFKHHIRSHTGYRPYHCKECREDCSCPSYLKPRLREKLCKCKDYGKPCSCFLPLTNHLRTHSGERPYECKECGKAFSYLSSLIRHIRTHSGERPYECKECGKAFSCSSSLATHIRTHSGERPYECKECGKAFTCSSSLTTHMRTHSGERPYECKECGKAFSCSSSLTTHIRSHSGERPYECKECGKAFSRSSHLTTHIRTHSEERPYECKECGKAFKQFTQLTAHIRTHSEERPYECKECGKAFKQFAQLTRHVRVHSGEKPYECKECGKSFSQFSYLTGHIRSHSGERPYECKECGKAFIRSSHLTTHMRTHSGERPYECKECGKAFFRSSHLTDHVRSHSGEKPYECKECVKAFSCFSSFRKHVRTYHGSRPYDSKECEKAFSQFSHITDCIRSHSEENLQCSELLSYGPSSHGLVTPTK, encoded by the exons GACACAGTGGTCTTTGAGGACGTGACTGTGGAGTTTTCCCAGGAAGAGTGGGATTTGCTGGATTTTTCTcagaggaaactctacagagatgtgatgaCGGAAACCTTCAGGAACCTAGACTTAG TTTTTAAACAGGATGATAATGGACAAACATCCATGAAGCATGACTCCTCGTCCTCCATGTTAGGAGAAATCTGTGAATTCCATGGCATTGAGTGTCAGCACAACAGCCAGGGAAGGCACATGAG GAAATATATAGTAGAGAGCCTCTGCGAAAGTAAAGATGGCAAAGTAAGTAAAGgtgaagaaagtaatcaatgtgGAAAAACGTTCACCTTAGTTGGAAATATTACTAGTCTCGAAAGAACCACTGGAAGAAATCATTCTGAATGCCTCGAGTGTGGAAAAACCTTCATGGACCATTCATCATTCAAGCATCACATCAGATCTCACACTGGATACAGACCTTATCATTGTAAGGAATGCAGAGAGGATTGCAGTTGTCCTTCTTACCTAAAACCTCGATTGAGAGAAAAACTTTGTAAATGTAAGGATTATGGGAAACCGTGTAGTTGTTTCTTACCTCTCACTAATCATctgagaactcacagtggagagaggccttatgaatgtaaggaatgtgggaaagcctttagttatCTTTCAAGCCTCATtagacatataagaactcacagtggagagaggccttatgaatgtaaggaatgtgggaaagcctttagttgttCCTCATCCCTTGctacacatataagaactcacagtggagagaggccttatgaatgtaaggaatgtggcaaagcctttaCTTGTTCCTCGTCCCTCACTACACATAtgcgaactcacagtggagagaggccttatgaatgtaaggaatgtgggaaagcctttagttgttCTTCGTCTCTCACTACACATATAAgatctcacagtggagagaggccttatgaatgtaaagaatgtgggaaagcctttagtcggtCTTCACACCTCACTACCCATATAAGAACGCACAGtgaagagaggccttatgaatgtaaagaatgtgggaaagcctttaagcAGTTTACACAACTCACTGCCCATATAAGAACCCACAGTGAAGagagaccttatgaatgtaaagaatgtgggaaagcctttaagcAGTTTGCACAACTCACCAGACATGTACGAGTTcatagtggagagaaaccttatgaatgtaaggaatgtggaaaatcCTTCAGTCAGTTTTCGTATCTCACTGGCCATATAAgatctcacagtggagagaggccttatgaatgtaaagaatgtgggaaagcctttattcggTCCTCACATCTCACTACCCATATGAGAACACACAGTGGagaaaggccttatgaatgtaaggaatgcggGAAAGCCTTTTTTCGGTCCTCACACCTTACTGATCATGTAAGATCTCACAGTGGAgaaaagccttatgaatgtaaggagtgTGTGAAAGCCTTTAGTTGTTTCTCATCCTTCCGTAAACATGTTCGAACTTACCATGGAAGTAGGCCTTATGATAGTAAGGAATGTGAGAAAGCATTTAGTCAGTTCTCACACATCACTGACTGTATAAGATCTCATAGTGAAGAGAACCTGCAATGCAGTGAATTGCTgtcatatggcccttctagccatggtcttgtaactcccacaaaatga
- the LOC126072197 gene encoding zinc finger protein 699-like isoform X2, whose protein sequence is MKHDSSSSMLGEICEFHGIECQHNSQGRHMRKYIVESLCESKDGKVSKGEESNQCGKTFTLVGNITSLERTTGRNHSECLECGKTFMDHSSFKHHIRSHTGYRPYHCKECREDCSCPSYLKPRLREKLCKCKDYGKPCSCFLPLTNHLRTHSGERPYECKECGKAFSYLSSLIRHIRTHSGERPYECKECGKAFSCSSSLATHIRTHSGERPYECKECGKAFTCSSSLTTHMRTHSGERPYECKECGKAFSCSSSLTTHIRSHSGERPYECKECGKAFSRSSHLTTHIRTHSEERPYECKECGKAFKQFTQLTAHIRTHSEERPYECKECGKAFKQFAQLTRHVRVHSGEKPYECKECGKSFSQFSYLTGHIRSHSGERPYECKECGKAFIRSSHLTTHMRTHSGERPYECKECGKAFFRSSHLTDHVRSHSGEKPYECKECVKAFSCFSSFRKHVRTYHGSRPYDSKECEKAFSQFSHITDCIRSHSEENLQCSELLSYGPSSHGLVTPTK, encoded by the exons ATGAAGCATGACTCCTCGTCCTCCATGTTAGGAGAAATCTGTGAATTCCATGGCATTGAGTGTCAGCACAACAGCCAGGGAAGGCACATGAG GAAATATATAGTAGAGAGCCTCTGCGAAAGTAAAGATGGCAAAGTAAGTAAAGgtgaagaaagtaatcaatgtgGAAAAACGTTCACCTTAGTTGGAAATATTACTAGTCTCGAAAGAACCACTGGAAGAAATCATTCTGAATGCCTCGAGTGTGGAAAAACCTTCATGGACCATTCATCATTCAAGCATCACATCAGATCTCACACTGGATACAGACCTTATCATTGTAAGGAATGCAGAGAGGATTGCAGTTGTCCTTCTTACCTAAAACCTCGATTGAGAGAAAAACTTTGTAAATGTAAGGATTATGGGAAACCGTGTAGTTGTTTCTTACCTCTCACTAATCATctgagaactcacagtggagagaggccttatgaatgtaaggaatgtgggaaagcctttagttatCTTTCAAGCCTCATtagacatataagaactcacagtggagagaggccttatgaatgtaaggaatgtgggaaagcctttagttgttCCTCATCCCTTGctacacatataagaactcacagtggagagaggccttatgaatgtaaggaatgtggcaaagcctttaCTTGTTCCTCGTCCCTCACTACACATAtgcgaactcacagtggagagaggccttatgaatgtaaggaatgtgggaaagcctttagttgttCTTCGTCTCTCACTACACATATAAgatctcacagtggagagaggccttatgaatgtaaagaatgtgggaaagcctttagtcggtCTTCACACCTCACTACCCATATAAGAACGCACAGtgaagagaggccttatgaatgtaaagaatgtgggaaagcctttaagcAGTTTACACAACTCACTGCCCATATAAGAACCCACAGTGAAGagagaccttatgaatgtaaagaatgtgggaaagcctttaagcAGTTTGCACAACTCACCAGACATGTACGAGTTcatagtggagagaaaccttatgaatgtaaggaatgtggaaaatcCTTCAGTCAGTTTTCGTATCTCACTGGCCATATAAgatctcacagtggagagaggccttatgaatgtaaagaatgtgggaaagcctttattcggTCCTCACATCTCACTACCCATATGAGAACACACAGTGGagaaaggccttatgaatgtaaggaatgcggGAAAGCCTTTTTTCGGTCCTCACACCTTACTGATCATGTAAGATCTCACAGTGGAgaaaagccttatgaatgtaaggagtgTGTGAAAGCCTTTAGTTGTTTCTCATCCTTCCGTAAACATGTTCGAACTTACCATGGAAGTAGGCCTTATGATAGTAAGGAATGTGAGAAAGCATTTAGTCAGTTCTCACACATCACTGACTGTATAAGATCTCATAGTGAAGAGAACCTGCAATGCAGTGAATTGCTgtcatatggcccttctagccatggtcttgtaactcccacaaaatga